One region of Hymenobacter sediminicola genomic DNA includes:
- a CDS encoding glycosyltransferase, giving the protein MQVPASTPAPIAPDALLVEVAWEVCNQVGGIYTVIRSKVPATVQAWDDRYCLIGPYFPQQAQSEFEPFDDYQLSTLSDPFAGAVREMRKLGYEVHLGVWLVTGRPRAVLISPYQAYPQLGQIKSDLWHHHGIPTPEADDLLHQVEAFGHLVKEFLKILAAEVVPPQRVVAHFHEWMTGVAIPALRREQVPLHLVFTTHATLLGRYLAMNDPNFYEHLMLVDWEAEARHFNIETAVRIERAAAHGAHVFTTVSELTVRECIYLLERIPDAVLPNGLNIERFVALHEFQNLHQQYKGKIHEFVMAHFFQSYSFDLDKTLYLFTSGRYEYHNKGFDLTLEALARLNYRLQQSGLEGNIVMFFITKRPFHSINPQVLQSRAVLDEVHATCEAIEQQVGERLFYAAAASTDHRLPDLSSMVDDYWKLRYRRTLQSWKTTNLPPVITHNLVDDATDDILGFVRRANLVNNQHDRVKIVYHPDFVSPTSPLFGMEYGQFVRGCHLGIFPSYYEPWGYTPLECVARGVPAITSDLSGFGDYVMQNVPQHEDKGIYVVQRQEKSFDESAEELTEMLWQFVLLNRRERIMQRNNVESNAEIFDWKNLRVYYDRAYTLALERQ; this is encoded by the coding sequence ATGCAAGTTCCCGCTTCTACTCCCGCCCCCATTGCTCCTGATGCGCTTCTGGTGGAAGTAGCCTGGGAGGTCTGCAACCAGGTGGGCGGCATCTACACCGTTATCCGCTCCAAGGTGCCAGCCACGGTGCAGGCCTGGGACGACCGATACTGCCTGATAGGCCCCTACTTTCCGCAACAGGCGCAGAGCGAGTTTGAACCCTTCGACGACTATCAGCTTTCCACGCTTTCCGACCCATTTGCTGGGGCTGTGCGCGAAATGCGCAAGCTTGGCTACGAAGTGCATCTGGGCGTCTGGCTCGTAACGGGCCGTCCGCGGGCCGTACTCATCAGCCCCTACCAAGCCTATCCTCAACTGGGCCAGATCAAGTCCGACCTGTGGCACCACCACGGTATCCCGACCCCAGAAGCTGATGATTTGCTGCACCAAGTAGAGGCCTTCGGGCACTTGGTGAAGGAATTTCTGAAGATTCTAGCGGCGGAAGTAGTGCCACCGCAGCGAGTAGTGGCCCACTTCCACGAGTGGATGACGGGCGTGGCCATTCCGGCCCTGCGCCGCGAGCAGGTGCCGCTGCACCTCGTTTTCACTACGCACGCCACACTGCTGGGCCGATACCTAGCCATGAACGACCCCAACTTCTACGAGCATCTGATGCTGGTAGACTGGGAGGCCGAAGCCCGGCATTTCAACATCGAAACGGCCGTGCGGATTGAGCGCGCCGCCGCCCACGGTGCCCACGTATTTACCACCGTGAGCGAGCTAACGGTACGCGAATGCATTTATCTGCTTGAGCGGATTCCGGATGCGGTGCTGCCCAATGGCCTCAACATCGAGCGGTTCGTGGCGCTGCACGAGTTCCAGAACCTGCACCAGCAGTACAAGGGCAAGATCCACGAATTTGTGATGGCGCACTTCTTCCAGAGCTACTCGTTTGATCTGGACAAAACGCTGTACTTGTTCACGAGTGGCCGCTATGAGTACCACAACAAGGGGTTCGACCTGACGCTGGAAGCCTTGGCCCGCCTCAACTACCGCCTGCAGCAAAGCGGATTGGAAGGCAACATCGTCATGTTTTTCATCACGAAGCGGCCTTTCCACAGCATCAACCCACAGGTACTGCAGAGCCGTGCCGTGCTCGATGAGGTGCACGCAACCTGCGAAGCTATTGAGCAGCAGGTAGGTGAACGGCTCTTCTACGCCGCTGCCGCCAGCACCGACCACCGCCTGCCCGACCTGAGCAGCATGGTAGACGACTATTGGAAGCTGCGCTACCGCCGCACGCTGCAAAGCTGGAAAACCACCAACCTGCCTCCTGTCATCACCCACAACCTCGTAGACGATGCTACCGATGATATTCTGGGCTTCGTGCGGCGCGCTAACCTCGTCAACAACCAGCACGACCGGGTAAAAATCGTCTACCATCCTGACTTTGTGTCGCCGACCTCGCCACTGTTTGGTATGGAGTATGGCCAGTTTGTGCGCGGCTGCCACTTGGGCATTTTCCCGAGCTATTACGAGCCTTGGGGCTACACGCCGCTGGAATGCGTGGCGCGCGGCGTACCGGCCATCACCTCCGACCTGTCTGGCTTCGGAGATTATGTGATGCAGAACGTGCCCCAGCACGAAGACAAAGGCATCTATGTGGTGCAGCGCCAGGAGAAAAGCTTCGACGAGTCGGCTGAGGAACTGACTGAGATGCTATGGCAGTTTGTGCTGCTCAACCGCCGGGAGCGAATCATGCAGCGCAACAACGTAGAAAGCAACGCCGAGATATTCGACTGGAAAAACCTGCGCGTTTACTACGACCGTGCCTACACACTAGCCCTCGAACGGCAGTAA
- a CDS encoding alpha-amylase family glycosyl hydrolase, with protein MPKTASSIPTPTLQAGMGALPHDHGTTFRVWAPAATAVSVVGPFNDWNATTHPLQHEADGYWAADFSDLPAGTEYKFHLTTPAGELTRNDPYARQVTHSAGNSIVPDHSFDWEDDQFEMPAWNSLVIYELHVGTFNVKNPEQPGTFLDVIEKLDYLRELGINAIEIMPPTEFPGGRSWGYNPSHPFALETDYGGPQAFKELVKQAHRHGIAVILDVVYNHFGPGDLDLWQFDGWHENDGGGIYFYNDWRAETPWGHNRPDYGRDAVRAYIRDNALMWLEDYRVDGLRCDSISHIRNVDGASDPSRDLPDGWSLMKWINEEVQRHMPWKIMIAEDLQGNEYITRRPEDGGQGFSSQWDAAFVNIVRDALVTPEDSDRNMHHIAETITGVYNGDAFQRIIYTESHDEVANGKSRVVEEIMPGDAHTWFPKKRATLGAALVFTAPGIPMMFQGQEMLADGYFSDDQPLQWEHAEQHAGLVHLYRDLIRLRRNLDGHTRGLLGQHTEVHHLNDDDKTLAFIRRDQSGPGDTTVVLCNFADRSHENYTIGLPRGGHWRVRFNSDWAGYDQEFGNFESLDTLAEPGIYDDQPFHASFGLGPYSVLIISQEPS; from the coding sequence ATGCCCAAAACTGCTTCTTCTATCCCTACTCCCACGCTGCAAGCCGGCATGGGCGCACTTCCGCACGACCACGGCACCACGTTCCGCGTCTGGGCTCCGGCCGCTACTGCCGTTTCGGTGGTGGGGCCTTTCAACGACTGGAATGCCACTACGCACCCGCTGCAGCACGAAGCCGACGGTTATTGGGCCGCCGATTTTTCGGACCTGCCCGCCGGCACCGAATACAAGTTTCACCTGACCACGCCCGCTGGCGAGCTAACCCGCAACGACCCATACGCCCGACAAGTCACGCATTCGGCCGGCAACTCCATTGTGCCCGACCACAGCTTCGACTGGGAAGACGACCAGTTTGAGATGCCCGCCTGGAACTCGCTGGTCATCTACGAGTTGCACGTGGGTACCTTCAACGTCAAAAATCCTGAGCAGCCCGGCACCTTTCTCGACGTGATAGAGAAGCTGGACTACCTGCGCGAACTGGGCATCAACGCCATCGAAATTATGCCGCCCACCGAGTTTCCGGGCGGCCGGAGCTGGGGCTACAACCCCTCTCATCCTTTTGCCCTCGAGACTGACTACGGTGGGCCGCAAGCGTTTAAGGAGCTAGTGAAACAGGCGCACCGCCACGGCATTGCCGTGATTCTGGATGTGGTGTACAACCACTTTGGCCCCGGCGACCTGGACTTGTGGCAGTTTGACGGCTGGCACGAAAACGATGGGGGCGGTATCTACTTCTACAACGACTGGCGCGCCGAAACGCCCTGGGGCCACAACCGCCCCGACTACGGCCGTGACGCCGTGCGGGCCTACATCCGCGACAACGCCCTAATGTGGCTGGAAGACTACCGCGTGGACGGCCTGCGCTGCGACTCCATCTCGCACATCCGTAACGTAGACGGCGCCTCCGACCCCTCGCGCGACCTGCCCGACGGCTGGAGTTTGATGAAGTGGATCAATGAGGAAGTGCAGCGGCACATGCCCTGGAAAATCATGATTGCCGAGGATCTGCAGGGCAACGAGTACATCACGCGCCGTCCCGAAGACGGCGGCCAGGGCTTCTCCAGCCAGTGGGATGCGGCCTTCGTCAATATAGTGCGTGATGCGCTGGTGACACCGGAGGATTCTGACCGCAACATGCACCACATAGCAGAAACCATCACCGGGGTGTACAACGGTGACGCCTTTCAGCGCATTATCTACACCGAAAGCCACGACGAAGTGGCCAACGGCAAAAGCCGCGTTGTTGAGGAAATTATGCCCGGCGATGCGCACACTTGGTTTCCGAAGAAGCGCGCCACGCTGGGCGCGGCGCTGGTATTTACGGCGCCCGGCATTCCGATGATGTTTCAGGGCCAGGAGATGCTGGCCGATGGCTACTTCTCCGATGACCAGCCGCTGCAGTGGGAGCACGCCGAGCAGCACGCCGGCCTCGTGCACCTCTACCGCGACCTGATCCGGCTGCGGCGCAACCTGGATGGCCACACCCGCGGCCTGCTGGGGCAGCACACTGAAGTGCATCACCTCAATGACGACGACAAAACCCTGGCCTTCATCCGGCGCGACCAGTCCGGCCCTGGCGACACCACCGTGGTGCTCTGCAACTTCGCCGACCGCTCGCACGAGAATTATACCATTGGGCTGCCTCGCGGCGGCCACTGGCGCGTGCGGTTCAACTCCGACTGGGCCGGTTACGACCAGGAGTTTGGCAATTTTGAGAGCCTGGACACGCTGGCCGAGCCCGGCATCTACGACGACCAGCCGTTCCACGCCTCGTTCGGGCTGGGCCCGTACTCGGTATTGATTATTTCGCAGGAGCCGTCGTAG
- a CDS encoding class I SAM-dependent methyltransferase, which yields MSSQSTAAEPLTAAQENERDEFADHVVQATSHALEVFSIYLGLRLGYYTALRDGPLTVSALAERSGTARRYAREWLEQQASAGILHVDNPLATPEMRRFALPAAQAEVLADTESLNYLAPLAQLVAGVVHPLPTILAAYRSGGGVPFAAYGADLREGQASINRTMFLRQLGPEWLPQLPDVHARLLAQPPAHVADIGSGAGWSSIGMARSYPSIRVDGFDLDEESVQLARLNAAGAGVSHRARFSTRDAGEITLAGQYDLVTAFECLHDMAQPVAVLQVMRQLAGPTGAVLVMDEKVGDTFLGPDSSLDSLMYGWSILHCLPVGKAEEPSAETGTVMRTATFMRYAQDAGFSRVEVTPIQHPFFRFYRLYS from the coding sequence ATGAGCAGCCAGTCTACAGCAGCAGAGCCCCTGACAGCCGCGCAGGAAAACGAGCGAGACGAGTTTGCCGACCACGTGGTGCAGGCCACCAGTCATGCTCTGGAAGTATTCAGCATCTATCTGGGGCTACGGCTGGGCTACTATACCGCGCTACGAGATGGTCCGCTGACAGTAAGCGCGCTGGCAGAACGTAGCGGGACAGCCCGGCGCTACGCCCGCGAATGGCTGGAACAGCAGGCCAGCGCGGGTATTCTGCACGTTGATAACCCGTTGGCAACGCCCGAGATGCGGCGCTTTGCGTTGCCGGCGGCGCAGGCCGAAGTGCTGGCTGATACCGAGAGCCTGAATTATCTGGCGCCGCTGGCCCAACTGGTAGCGGGAGTCGTGCACCCGTTGCCCACTATCCTGGCCGCATACCGCAGCGGCGGCGGAGTGCCTTTCGCCGCCTATGGGGCTGATTTGCGCGAAGGCCAGGCCAGCATCAACCGGACCATGTTTTTGCGCCAACTGGGCCCCGAGTGGCTGCCGCAGCTACCCGATGTGCATGCCCGACTGTTGGCCCAGCCGCCAGCCCACGTCGCCGATATAGGCAGTGGGGCCGGCTGGTCGAGCATTGGTATGGCCCGCAGCTACCCAAGCATTAGGGTCGATGGGTTTGACTTGGATGAAGAGTCCGTGCAGCTGGCCCGCCTGAATGCGGCCGGAGCCGGCGTAAGCCACCGCGCCCGATTCTCCACCCGCGACGCCGGCGAAATAACCCTGGCCGGGCAATACGACCTAGTGACGGCGTTTGAGTGCCTGCACGATATGGCGCAGCCGGTAGCGGTGCTGCAGGTGATGCGCCAACTGGCCGGCCCCACGGGTGCCGTGCTGGTGATGGACGAAAAGGTAGGCGACACATTTCTGGGCCCCGACTCCAGCCTCGACTCATTGATGTACGGCTGGAGTATTCTGCACTGCCTGCCCGTGGGCAAAGCCGAAGAGCCCTCTGCCGAAACCGGCACCGTCATGCGGACTGCTACCTTCATGCGCTACGCCCAGGACGCCGGTTTCAGCCGGGTTGAAGTCACGCCGATTCAGCACCCATTTTTCAGGTTTTACCGACTGTATTCGTAG
- a CDS encoding DUF6960 family protein produces the protein MPRPKPVIYGLYAWTPDYGFRYIHPANRRSFEWLEPVGKVFEKIDETDDWILLRYDEQQFKVSGELFKELYQKPPFSFGDTVTERSPAPGESGHQGLISDVYLDEANETFRFQLVERKRKIKRIFEADELREA, from the coding sequence GTGCCACGTCCCAAACCTGTTATCTACGGCTTATATGCCTGGACGCCAGACTATGGCTTCCGCTACATTCATCCCGCCAACCGCCGCAGCTTCGAGTGGCTGGAGCCGGTAGGCAAGGTGTTCGAAAAAATAGACGAAACCGACGACTGGATTTTGCTGCGCTACGATGAACAGCAGTTTAAAGTCAGTGGCGAGCTGTTCAAGGAGCTATACCAGAAACCCCCGTTCAGCTTCGGCGACACGGTGACTGAAAGAAGCCCCGCGCCCGGTGAGTCCGGCCACCAGGGCCTGATTTCAGACGTGTACCTCGATGAAGCCAACGAGACATTCCGATTCCAGTTGGTAGAGCGTAAGCGCAAAATCAAGCGCATTTTCGAGGCCGATGAGCTACGGGAGGCGTAA
- a CDS encoding YfcC family protein, whose translation MKTIRFPHPLVLLVGFILLACLLSYVLPAGVFDRHPDAATGRDVVVAGSYHRVPATPVSPLQALVDIPKGMAEAAAVIFLVFLAGGAFTVVDQTGALRSGVDWLLRRFQGREAVVIPIISVLFATMGALENMQEEIVPLIPVLLILMRRIGYPALTAAAVSIGAAAVGAAFSPLNPFQVGIAQKLAQLPLLSGGGFRLAFLLLALAIWIAGTVRYALRHRVAPETAAAADPAALATGRNHGLVLLLLFAAFAFFAYGVLKLGWDFEQMAALFFGLGVVAGLLGGLGLTGTAEGFIAGFRDIAFSALLIGFARAIFVVLEQGQIVDTIVNALSAPLAGLPVALSALGMIGVHTALHLPVPSVSGQAVLTMPLLVPLSDLIGLSRQVTVLAFQYGAGLCELITPTNGALMAIVAACGVRLDEWWKFVLPLYLLLLAVGAVAVVVGIAVGL comes from the coding sequence ATGAAGACTATTCGATTTCCGCATCCGCTGGTGTTGCTGGTGGGGTTTATTCTGCTGGCCTGCCTGCTGAGCTACGTGCTGCCCGCTGGCGTGTTCGACCGACACCCCGACGCCGCCACCGGCCGCGACGTAGTAGTGGCCGGCTCCTACCACCGGGTGCCTGCCACGCCGGTCAGCCCACTGCAGGCCCTGGTTGACATTCCCAAAGGCATGGCGGAGGCCGCGGCGGTTATCTTTCTCGTGTTTCTGGCGGGCGGCGCTTTCACGGTCGTGGACCAGACCGGCGCCCTACGTAGCGGCGTCGATTGGCTGCTGCGGCGGTTTCAGGGGCGCGAGGCAGTAGTCATTCCTATTATTTCGGTGCTTTTCGCCACCATGGGAGCCCTGGAGAATATGCAGGAGGAGATAGTACCGCTCATACCGGTGCTACTCATTCTGATGCGGCGCATCGGCTATCCAGCCCTCACGGCGGCGGCGGTCAGTATTGGGGCGGCAGCGGTAGGTGCGGCCTTCAGCCCGCTCAACCCGTTTCAGGTGGGCATTGCTCAGAAGCTGGCCCAACTGCCGCTGCTTTCGGGTGGTGGCTTCCGATTGGCCTTTCTGCTGCTGGCCCTTGCTATCTGGATTGCGGGCACCGTGCGCTACGCCCTGCGCCACCGCGTAGCGCCGGAAACCGCCGCTGCCGCCGACCCCGCCGCGCTGGCAACCGGCCGCAACCACGGGCTGGTGCTGCTGCTGCTGTTCGCGGCCTTTGCTTTCTTCGCTTATGGCGTGCTGAAGCTGGGCTGGGACTTCGAGCAAATGGCGGCGCTGTTCTTCGGGCTGGGCGTAGTGGCCGGCTTGCTGGGTGGGCTAGGCCTCACGGGCACGGCCGAAGGCTTCATTGCCGGCTTCCGCGACATTGCCTTTTCGGCGCTGCTCATCGGGTTTGCGCGGGCCATTTTCGTGGTGCTGGAGCAGGGCCAGATTGTGGATACTATCGTAAATGCGCTGTCGGCGCCGCTGGCGGGGCTGCCGGTTGCCCTTTCAGCCTTGGGTATGATTGGGGTGCACACTGCCTTGCACCTGCCGGTGCCCAGCGTGAGTGGCCAAGCCGTGCTGACTATGCCCCTGCTCGTGCCCCTCTCCGACCTTATTGGCCTTTCGCGGCAGGTAACGGTGCTGGCCTTTCAATATGGGGCGGGCCTCTGCGAGCTTATCACGCCCACCAACGGCGCGCTTATGGCTATAGTGGCAGCCTGCGGTGTGCGACTTGATGAGTGGTGGAAATTTGTGCTGCCGCTCTATCTGCTGCTACTGGCCGTAGGTGCGGTGGCGGTAGTAGTGGGCATTGCGGTGGGGCTATAA
- a CDS encoding glycosyltransferase family 39 protein, which yields MKPSRLLPPLFALLKFVSGYVLASRAYELHRDEYLYLNYGQHLAWGYLEVPPLTALQSWLTMALGGSWFWVKFWPILWGSLTIWLVGWLVLKLGGRGWAVALASISYLVAAYARLNFLFQPNSFEVLAFTASSYALVRHIETGRPRYLYGLGAMLGLSMLNKYTTIFYVAALLAALLLTPQRRLLANRHLWGAAGLALLLWLPNLVWQLAHGIPFWHHMALLHDSQLVNVSVADFWKDQLLMCFPAVWVWVAGLLALLWYRPLRPYRAVGWLYIAGLLILTVLHGKSYYALGYYPILFSFGALWLEQQLVRVRLRKVLRPALLVLPVLIMLPFLPFLFTLYPPAYMRVVGEQYRGLGILRWEDGVDHVLPQDFADMLGWQELADQVWQTYQALPAATRAHTLIKCDNYGQAGAINYFNRSRPLPPANSFNGSYLYWFPVRPTEPFQQLILIEDDMPSGVAGHCRSLQQVGEIINPFARERGTAIFLVTGPDSTLLNRVYQEHSAALAQWEDRTK from the coding sequence ATGAAACCCTCTCGCCTCCTGCCGCCGTTGTTTGCGCTGCTCAAGTTTGTGTCCGGCTACGTGCTGGCCAGCCGCGCCTACGAGCTGCACCGTGACGAATATCTGTACCTCAACTACGGCCAACACTTGGCTTGGGGCTATTTAGAAGTACCACCTCTCACGGCGTTACAAAGCTGGCTGACCATGGCACTGGGCGGTAGCTGGTTTTGGGTGAAGTTCTGGCCAATTCTCTGGGGTAGCCTCACGATATGGCTGGTGGGCTGGCTGGTGCTGAAGCTGGGCGGGCGTGGCTGGGCTGTGGCGCTGGCGAGCATCAGCTATTTGGTTGCGGCCTATGCCCGGCTCAATTTCCTGTTTCAGCCCAACTCGTTTGAGGTGCTGGCCTTCACCGCTAGTAGCTATGCACTGGTCCGCCACATCGAAACTGGCCGCCCCCGCTACCTCTACGGGCTGGGTGCCATGCTGGGCCTGAGCATGCTGAACAAGTACACCACTATTTTCTATGTCGCGGCTTTGCTGGCCGCACTCCTGCTTACGCCTCAGCGTCGCCTGCTGGCCAACCGCCACCTGTGGGGCGCGGCTGGGCTGGCGCTGCTGCTCTGGCTTCCAAACCTAGTATGGCAGTTGGCGCACGGTATTCCGTTTTGGCACCACATGGCCCTGCTCCACGACTCCCAACTGGTAAACGTGTCGGTGGCGGACTTCTGGAAAGACCAGCTGCTGATGTGCTTTCCGGCGGTGTGGGTATGGGTGGCCGGGCTGCTGGCGCTACTGTGGTACAGGCCGCTACGGCCCTACCGCGCTGTGGGCTGGCTATACATAGCCGGCCTGCTGATTCTGACGGTGCTACACGGCAAAAGCTACTATGCGCTGGGCTACTACCCGATACTATTTTCATTTGGGGCACTTTGGCTGGAACAGCAGTTGGTGCGCGTGCGGCTACGGAAAGTGCTGCGGCCGGCGCTACTGGTACTGCCGGTGCTCATCATGCTGCCGTTTCTGCCGTTTTTGTTTACGCTCTATCCGCCTGCTTACATGCGCGTGGTAGGCGAGCAGTATCGGGGCTTGGGTATTTTGCGCTGGGAAGACGGCGTAGACCATGTGCTGCCCCAGGATTTTGCTGATATGCTGGGCTGGCAGGAACTGGCCGACCAAGTGTGGCAGACCTATCAGGCGCTGCCCGCCGCTACTCGTGCCCACACCCTCATCAAGTGCGACAACTACGGCCAGGCGGGCGCCATCAATTATTTCAATCGTAGCCGTCCGTTGCCCCCGGCCAATAGCTTTAATGGGTCGTATCTGTACTGGTTTCCGGTCCGGCCCACCGAACCGTTTCAGCAGCTGATACTAATCGAAGACGATATGCCCAGCGGCGTGGCCGGGCACTGCCGCAGCCTCCAGCAGGTGGGCGAAATCATCAACCCATTTGCGCGGGAGCGGGGCACCGCCATCTTCCTGGTCACCGGCCCCGACTCCACACTGCTTAACCGGGTATATCAGGAGCATAGTGCGGCGCTGGCCCAGTGGGAAGATAGGACCAAGTAG
- a CDS encoding PAS domain-containing protein: MVSAFPVDYQQLFRALPENFLLIAPDADATIVDNTDSHEAVSLKSRQSVVGKPFFDAFPSTDEESAGVIRESHAHVRQHLTPHTMPLIRYDLERPEAQGGGLEELYWEATHYPILDAQGQLQFILQRTQDVTEKHRAALQAAETQRALNETQNRMRFVLESVPILVWTAQPDGTRDYFNQRWLQFTGRELANELQNGWIDNLHEDDRERVLKTWGESVATGQPYQVEYRLRRADGQYRWMLMRGLPRRDDEGHITMWVGGGTDIHDQKQMVQELLETNEQQAQLSDQAYEAYQLAVQQRETFFNLFMQTPAMICILRGPEHRFEFVNPEYQKLFPNRTLVGKTVAEAMPEVVEQGFIPLLDNVYNTGETFIGNEVDIMLDQDGNGQLQRRYLNFTYQLFLEGGQKAGITVFAFDVTDLVLARQQIQNAGPSAQ, encoded by the coding sequence ATGGTTTCTGCTTTTCCGGTCGACTACCAACAACTGTTTCGGGCGCTGCCCGAAAACTTTCTGCTCATAGCTCCCGACGCCGACGCCACTATCGTCGACAATACGGACAGCCATGAGGCCGTGTCCCTGAAAAGCCGCCAATCGGTGGTAGGAAAGCCGTTTTTTGATGCATTTCCATCTACTGATGAAGAATCGGCGGGCGTTATCCGGGAGTCGCACGCGCATGTGCGTCAGCATCTGACGCCCCATACCATGCCGCTGATCCGCTACGACCTGGAGCGCCCCGAAGCACAAGGTGGTGGCCTGGAAGAGCTGTATTGGGAAGCAACGCACTACCCGATTCTGGACGCTCAGGGCCAGCTGCAGTTTATTCTGCAGCGCACGCAGGACGTCACGGAGAAGCACCGGGCTGCTTTGCAGGCCGCCGAAACCCAGCGTGCCCTCAACGAAACCCAGAACCGCATGCGGTTCGTGTTGGAGTCGGTGCCGATTTTGGTCTGGACGGCGCAGCCAGATGGCACACGCGACTATTTTAACCAACGCTGGCTGCAGTTTACGGGCCGCGAGTTGGCCAATGAGCTACAGAACGGCTGGATAGACAACCTGCATGAAGACGACCGGGAACGGGTTCTGAAAACCTGGGGCGAATCGGTAGCGACCGGCCAGCCCTACCAGGTAGAGTACCGCCTGCGCCGTGCCGATGGACAGTACCGCTGGATGCTGATGCGCGGCCTGCCCCGCCGCGACGACGAAGGCCACATTACGATGTGGGTTGGTGGCGGCACCGACATCCATGACCAGAAACAGATGGTGCAGGAGCTGCTGGAAACCAACGAGCAGCAGGCTCAGCTCTCAGACCAGGCCTATGAGGCCTACCAGCTGGCCGTGCAGCAGCGCGAAACCTTCTTCAACCTGTTCATGCAGACGCCGGCCATGATCTGCATTCTGCGGGGCCCGGAGCACCGCTTTGAGTTTGTGAATCCGGAGTACCAGAAGCTGTTCCCAAACCGTACGCTGGTAGGCAAAACGGTGGCTGAAGCCATGCCGGAAGTCGTGGAACAGGGCTTTATACCGCTCCTCGACAACGTGTATAACACAGGCGAAACCTTTATCGGCAACGAGGTTGACATCATGCTTGACCAGGACGGCAACGGCCAGCTACAGCGCCGCTACCTCAACTTCACCTACCAACTATTCCTGGAAGGCGGTCAGAAAGCCGGCATTACGGTGTTTGCCTTCGATGTAACCGACCTAGTGCTGGCTCGCCAGCAGATTCAAAACGCTGGCCCTTCTGCTCAATAA
- a CDS encoding M48 family metalloprotease yields the protein MFRYFFALLLLSHVTFGAQAQDAAYLPYFSSDTTQVYQLAVAHRNAIRAHFGPPKTGNSEYREHYRRIVQQASTEVYNSIRYSALLDPVLDASVQRVFRQILQANPQLATTKLVLTRNPEANAYAVGNGTIILNIGLLPSLENESQLAFILCHELAHVQCRHMETGIQERLSTIHSREMRRQVRRIVQAEYNINSKMKALVMGLSLDGTYHQRRHERQADSLGYVLLKRTAYEAPQAYRALQLLDQMDEPASKDPLEMSRYFSCADFAKVFETVPPKPQSIFAVKAAEKTVLETTDTLKSHPDCAKRMRYIRELAQGQVAEGVQPMAPEFARLRALSRLEVVQSWFDTDCYDHALFDALLLLRDDPQNAYLRSVVQLSLFELRKHLIDHRFTEVVSNLSAHNPANFNQLLNTLYGLRNADYKGLSTCFAQQQPAPSTADEYALAARYAAAALADDQAQTTVLQQQYLAQYKSGRFAALLFPTPVSSVKRK from the coding sequence ATGTTCCGATACTTTTTTGCGCTGCTCCTGCTGAGCCACGTCACGTTCGGTGCTCAGGCGCAGGACGCCGCTTATCTACCCTATTTTTCTTCTGATACGACGCAGGTATATCAGCTGGCCGTAGCGCACCGCAATGCTATCCGGGCGCATTTTGGCCCCCCGAAAACCGGCAACAGCGAATACCGGGAACATTACCGGCGCATTGTGCAGCAGGCATCCACGGAAGTCTACAATTCCATTCGCTATTCGGCCTTGCTCGACCCGGTGCTGGATGCCAGCGTGCAGCGCGTATTCCGGCAGATTCTGCAGGCCAACCCGCAGCTAGCTACCACGAAGCTGGTGCTCACCCGCAACCCCGAAGCCAATGCCTATGCCGTTGGCAACGGCACTATCATTCTGAATATCGGGCTGCTGCCGTCGTTGGAGAATGAAAGTCAGCTGGCCTTCATTCTGTGCCACGAGCTGGCGCATGTGCAGTGCCGCCACATGGAAACCGGCATTCAGGAGCGGCTCAGCACCATTCATAGCCGCGAGATGCGCCGGCAAGTGCGCCGCATTGTGCAGGCCGAGTACAACATCAACTCTAAAATGAAGGCGCTGGTGATGGGCCTCTCGCTGGATGGCACTTACCACCAGCGTCGCCACGAGCGGCAGGCCGATTCGCTGGGCTATGTGCTACTCAAACGCACCGCCTACGAGGCGCCGCAGGCCTACCGGGCTCTGCAGCTACTCGACCAGATGGACGAACCCGCTTCTAAGGACCCGCTGGAAATGTCCCGCTACTTCAGCTGTGCCGATTTCGCGAAGGTATTTGAAACGGTGCCTCCGAAACCCCAGTCTATTTTCGCGGTGAAGGCGGCCGAAAAGACCGTGCTAGAAACCACTGACACGCTCAAGTCGCACCCCGACTGTGCCAAGCGCATGCGCTACATCCGGGAGTTGGCACAAGGACAGGTGGCAGAAGGCGTGCAGCCAATGGCGCCGGAGTTTGCGCGGCTGCGGGCTCTGAGCCGCCTAGAAGTAGTGCAGAGCTGGTTTGATACCGACTGCTACGACCACGCCCTGTTTGATGCCCTGCTTTTGCTGCGCGACGACCCGCAGAACGCCTACCTGCGCTCCGTGGTGCAGCTTAGTCTGTTTGAGCTACGCAAGCACCTAATTGACCACCGCTTCACGGAAGTCGTTTCGAATCTGTCGGCGCACAACCCGGCCAATTTCAACCAGCTGCTAAACACACTTTACGGCCTGCGCAACGCCGACTACAAAGGGCTGAGCACCTGCTTCGCGCAGCAGCAGCCGGCCCCCTCAACTGCCGATGAATACGCGCTGGCCGCCCGCTACGCCGCTGCCGCCCTCGCCGACGACCAGGCCCAAACCACTGTGCTGCAGCAGCAATACCTCGCGCAGTACAAGAGCGGGCGGTTTGCAGCACTGCTTTTTCCGACTCCGGTTTCCTCCGTCAAACGCAAATAA